The Coffea arabica cultivar ET-39 chromosome 3c, Coffea Arabica ET-39 HiFi, whole genome shotgun sequence genome contains a region encoding:
- the LOC113735516 gene encoding uncharacterized protein, translating to MNELFGSIPPQIGNLSKLIYLDFSFNQLSQEIPPEIGLLRNLQVLHLNENQLSGPIPVELSHLVCLTELVLNTNNISGTISSSLANLRNLTYLSLYENLLSGSIPPEIGNLSNLVTAFLSSNLLTGSIPPVLGNLNKLETLFLFQNDLSGPIPVELGQLKSLQSLSLFGNNLIGTIPTSLGNLTNLTVLHLYDNQLSGSIPEELGNLELLTDLELDRNELNGSIPKSFGDLSNLEFLFLRENQLSGSIPEELGKLAKLAVMEMDTNQFSGHLPEHLCQNGTLQNFTVSNNKLIGSIPISLKNCSSLFRARFQGNRLTGNLSEMFGIYPNLNFMDLSNNEFYGGLSGNWGRCPNLAAVLLADNHITGQIPSELGNASQLHALDLSSNDFTGEIPNQVMMLASMINLNLQNNQLFGNIPEEVSLLKNLLYLDLSRNFLRGSIPETLGGYQQLFYLNLSNNNLSQQIPPQMGKLTRLSVLDLSHNHITGEIPPEFRSFQSLEILDISHNNLSGFLPNALAELPGYLHIDISFNNLEGPIPYGRAFKNITIEELRGNKGLCGNITGLQACRSPQLSMKRVKDKGLNLVLVIVLPLLGSLILLCAFFGALKICRQRERKTTENVVDADLFSISTFDGKAMYREILKATEDFSEIFCIGEGGYGSVYKAMLPPGNLVAVKRLHLLPEKVYFNSFLNEIRALTNIKHRNIVKLCGFCSNSTNSFLVYEYLERGSLAKIFSMEEEAKELDWEKRVNIIKGVAHALSYMHHDCTPSIVHRDISSNNVLLDSEYEARVSDFGTAKFLRKDSSNWTTLAGTLGYVAPELAYTMSVTEKCDVYSFGVLTLEIIKGKHPGKLVVHLLSSTPGDIELKDLLDQRLSHPTQEIEKILISTVKLAKACLHVNPKSRPTMHIVSSLLPVGAP from the exons ACCATTTCATCTTCCTTGGCAAATCTGAGAAACTTGACATACTTGTCTTTGTATGAAAACCTATTATCAGGTTCCATTCCTCCAGAAATAGGAAACCTATCCAATCTTGTCACTGCTTTTTTGAGCTCTAACCTTCTAACAGGTTCAATTCCACCTGTTCTAGGTAACCTCAATAAGTTGGAGACCTTGTTCCTTTTCCAAAATGATCTGTCTGGTCCCATTCCAGTTGAGTTAGGGCAGTTGAAATCACTTCAAAGTTTGAGCTTGTTTGGAAATAATCTCATTGGCACAATCCCAACATCACTGGGTAATCTGACGAATTTGACTGTCCTCCATCTCTATGATAACCAACTCTCAGGCTCAATTCCTGAAGAGTTGGGCAACCTAGAGCTACTTACAGATTTGGAACTAGACAGGAATGAACTGAACGGTTCTATTCCTAAATCATTTGGTGATCTGAGCAACCTGGAATTTCTGTTTCTCCGTGAAAACCAGCTTTCTGGTTCCATTCCAGAGGAGCTTGGGAAGTTGGCAAAGTTGGCTGTGATGGAGATGGATACAAATCAATTCTCTGGTCATCTGCCGGAACATCTTTGCCAAAATGGAACACTTCAGAACTTCACGGTAAGCAACAACAAGCTGATAGGATCAATCCCTATAAGCTTGAAAAATTGCTCAAGTTTATTTAGAGCTCGATTTCAGGGAAACAGGCTGACTGGGAATCTGTCAGAGATGTTTGGTATCTACCCCAACTTGAATTTCATGGATCTTAGCAACAATGAATTCTATGGTGGACTTTCTGGCAACTGGGGTAGATGCCCAAACTTGGCAGCTGTTTTGCTTGCCGACAATCACATCACAGGCCAGATCCCTTCAGAACTGGGAAATGCATCTCAACTTCATGCACTCGATCTTTCTTCCAATGACTTTACAGGGGAAATTCCAAACCAAGTTATGATGCTGGCTTCCATGATCAATCTAAATCTACAAAATAACCAACTTTTTGGCAATATACCGGAAGAAGTCAGTTTGCTCAAAAATCTGCTTTACCTTGACCTGTCACGAAATTTCTTGCGTGGATCTATCCCAGAAACTTTAGGAGGTTACCAACAATTGTTTTACCTGAATTTGAGCAACAACAACTTAAGTCAACAGATTCCACCTCAGATGGGTAAGTTAACTCGACTTTCTGTCTTGGATCTGAGTCATAATCACATCACAGGAGAAATACCACCTGAGTTCAGAAGTTTTCAGAGCCTAGAGATATTGGATATTTCCCATAACAATCTCTCTGGTTTCCTTCCAAATGCTTTGGCTGAACTGCCTGGTTATTTGCATATTGACATATCTTTCAATAATTTAGAAGGTCCAATTCCTTATGGCAGAGCCTTTAAAAATATCACCATAGAAGAATTGAGGGGAAACAAAGGTTTGTGCGGTAATATTACTGGTTTACAAGCATGTAGAAGTCCTCAATTGAGTATGAAGCGTGTAAAGGATAAGGGGTTGAATCTTGTTCTCGTAATTGTGCTCCCACTTCTAGGATCGCTAATTCTTCTTTGTGCATTCTTTGGAGCCCTTAAAATATGTCgacaaagggaaagaaaaaccaCAGAGAATGTAGTGGATGCTGATTTGTTTTCCATATCAACATTTGATGGCAAAGCAATGTACAGAGAAATATTAAAAGCAACAGAAGATTTCAGCGAAATATTCTGCATTGGGGAAGGAGGTTATGGAAGTGTTTACAAGGCAATGCTCCCACCTGGTAACTTGGTAGCTGTAAAGAGACTTCATCTGCTGCCGGAGAAGGTGTACTTCAACAGTTTCTTAAATGAGATAAGAGCCTTGACAAACATCAAGCACAGAAACATTGTTAAACTCTGCGGTTTCTGCTCAAATTCCACAAACTCCTTTTTGGTCTATGAGTACCTTGAGCGAGGTAgcttggccaaaattttcagCATGGAAGAAGAAGCTAAGGAACTAGACTGGGAAAAGAGGGTGAACATCATCAAAGGCGTGGCTCATGCCCTATCTTACATGCATCATGATTGCACGCCTTCAATAGTTCATCGGGACATTTCAAGCAACAATGTGTTGCTTGATTCAGAATATGAGGCTCGTGTTTCAGACTTTGGCACTGCTAAATTTCTCAGGAAGGATTCATCTAACTGGACTACTCTTGCTGGCACATTAGGATATGTCGCGCCAG AGCTTGCTTATACAATGAGTGTCACTGAAAAGTGTGATGTTTATAGCTTTGGGGTCCTGACATTGGAAATAATCAAAGGGAAGCACCCTGGTAAATTAGTTGTCCATCTGTTGTCTTCAACACCTGGAGATATAGAACTAAAAGACTTGTTGGACCAGAGACTTTCGCATCCCacacaagaaattgaaaagaTTCTGATATCAACCGTCAAACTAGCAAAGGCATGTTTACATGTGAATCCAAAATCTAGGCCAACTATGCACATTGTTTCGAGTTTGTTACCTGTGGGTGCACCATGA